One region of Flavobacterium sp. GSB-24 genomic DNA includes:
- a CDS encoding twin-arginine translocase TatA/TatE family subunit gives MGRLGLTEILVIVGIVILLFGGKKIPELMKGLGSGIKEFKNAAKDDQPAAKKQEEETK, from the coding sequence ATGGGAAGATTAGGTCTTACAGAAATCCTTGTTATAGTAGGTATTGTGATATTACTTTTTGGAGGTAAAAAAATTCCAGAATTAATGAAAGGTTTAGGAAGTGGAATTAAGGAATTTAAAAACGCTGCTAAAGACGATCAACCTGCTGCTAAAAAACAAGAGGAAGAAACAAAATAG
- a CDS encoding peptidase: MAKKKKKNLRKKLFIKNRLVVLNEDTFEEIFSFRLTLMNVFVTFTLGGIFLILITTFIIAFTPLREFIPGYSSTELKRNATKLAIKSDSLETALKQNEAYIKGVQKVLKGELEYSKFNKDSILAETVVDPSDLNMKASGAEIKLREEVAATEKEQNTKSKDKKKSDKK, from the coding sequence ATGGCTAAGAAAAAAAAGAAAAATCTAAGGAAAAAATTGTTCATCAAAAATCGGCTGGTAGTTTTGAATGAAGATACTTTTGAAGAAATATTTTCCTTTAGACTTACTTTAATGAATGTTTTTGTGACATTTACTTTAGGAGGTATTTTTTTAATTCTAATTACAACTTTCATAATAGCCTTTACACCGCTTCGCGAGTTTATTCCAGGATATTCTTCTACCGAATTAAAAAGAAATGCTACGAAATTGGCAATTAAATCAGATTCACTAGAAACAGCTTTAAAACAAAATGAAGCTTATATTAAAGGAGTTCAAAAAGTATTAAAAGGAGAATTAGAATATTCAAAATTTAACAAAGATTCTATTTTAGCAGAAACAGTTGTAGATCCATCAGATTTAAACATGAAAGCTTCTGGTGCTGAAATTAAATTAAGAGAAGAAGTCGCAGCAACTGAAAAGGAACAAAACACCAAATCGAAGGACAAAAAGAAAAGTGACAAAAAATAA
- a CDS encoding GH3 auxin-responsive promoter family protein, which produces MSIKGIAAKLFASKIYHQTQTWAQKPVETQQKIFKKLIKEAKGTSFGKDHRFDEINTIEDFQKNVPVRDYEDLKPYIEKVVKGEGDILWKGKPLYFAKTSGTTSGAKFIPLTKESMPYHIEAARNAILHYVHETGNADFVDGKMIFLQGSPILTEKYGIKFGRLSGIVAHFVPKYLQKNRMPSWETNCIEDWETKVDAIVDETIKEDMSVISGIPSWVQMYFERLQQKSDGKKIGDIFKNFNLFIYGGVNYEPYRAKFENMIGRKVDSIELFPASEGFFAYQDSQKEKGMLLLLNSGIFYEFIKADEFFEENPKVLTIGEVEIGVNYVLIISTNAGLWRYNIGDTVQFTSLSPYRVIVSGRIKHYISAFGEHVIANEVENAMKEAVASTNIVINEFTVAPQINPSNGLPYHEWLIEFENEPENMEVFAETIDNSMRKQNIYYDDLITGNVLRKVVVTKVSKNGFQDYMKSQGKLGGQNKIPRLSNNREIADNLK; this is translated from the coding sequence ATGTCAATTAAAGGAATCGCGGCAAAATTATTTGCTAGTAAAATATACCATCAAACACAAACTTGGGCACAAAAACCAGTCGAAACCCAACAGAAAATCTTTAAGAAATTAATAAAAGAGGCAAAAGGAACAAGTTTTGGTAAAGACCATCGTTTTGATGAAATAAATACAATTGAAGATTTTCAGAAAAATGTTCCGGTACGAGATTATGAAGATTTAAAACCTTATATAGAAAAAGTTGTAAAAGGAGAAGGAGATATTTTATGGAAAGGAAAGCCCTTATATTTTGCTAAAACTTCGGGAACAACTTCGGGCGCAAAATTTATTCCGCTGACGAAAGAATCCATGCCCTATCACATTGAAGCTGCTCGAAATGCCATCTTACATTATGTTCATGAAACCGGAAATGCCGATTTTGTTGACGGAAAAATGATCTTTTTGCAGGGAAGCCCTATTCTGACTGAAAAATATGGAATCAAATTTGGGAGGCTTTCTGGAATTGTAGCGCATTTTGTTCCTAAATATCTCCAGAAAAATAGAATGCCATCTTGGGAAACCAATTGCATTGAAGATTGGGAAACCAAAGTAGATGCAATTGTAGACGAAACCATTAAAGAGGATATGTCGGTTATTTCTGGAATTCCGTCTTGGGTTCAGATGTATTTTGAACGTTTGCAGCAAAAAAGCGACGGGAAGAAAATAGGCGATATTTTTAAAAATTTTAATCTGTTTATTTACGGAGGCGTTAATTACGAACCATATCGTGCCAAGTTCGAAAACATGATTGGCAGAAAGGTAGATAGTATAGAATTATTTCCGGCCTCTGAAGGATTTTTTGCCTATCAGGATTCTCAGAAAGAAAAAGGAATGCTTTTATTGTTGAATTCAGGAATTTTCTACGAGTTCATAAAAGCAGATGAGTTTTTTGAAGAAAACCCAAAAGTGCTGACAATTGGAGAAGTAGAAATAGGAGTAAATTATGTTTTGATTATTTCTACAAATGCTGGGCTTTGGCGTTATAATATTGGTGATACAGTTCAGTTTACATCTTTATCTCCATACCGTGTTATAGTCTCTGGCCGTATCAAGCATTATATTTCTGCTTTTGGAGAACACGTGATTGCCAATGAAGTAGAAAATGCAATGAAAGAAGCCGTTGCATCGACTAATATTGTAATTAACGAATTCACGGTTGCACCCCAGATTAATCCTTCAAACGGACTTCCGTATCATGAATGGCTTATAGAATTCGAAAACGAACCAGAAAACATGGAAGTTTTTGCCGAAACTATTGACAATTCAATGCGAAAGCAAAACATTTATTACGATGATTTGATTACCGGAAATGTTTTAAGAAAAGTCGTGGTTACTAAAGTTTCTAAAAATGGATTTCAGGATTATATGAAATCGCAGGGAAAATTAGGAGGACAGAATAAAATTCCGAGATTGTCTAATAATAGGGAGATTGCGGATAATTTGAAATAA